One region of Trinickia violacea genomic DNA includes:
- a CDS encoding ABC transporter permease — MGVVDHFHLGSRKHHEAAQEGASSSSSDERVRRESWLKHLLSRPEFAALAGTVMVFIVFAIGAGNSGMFNLDGIMNWSQVAAYLGLIAVGACLLMIAGEFDLSIGSMIGFAGMMVALPTMYFHWPIELSIVFAFVGSMALGALNGYLVMRTRLPSFIVTLAFLFILRGLTLALSVMFADRTIISGVGDVAAQSGFAHALFQGVAFHGLFKWLGHIGLVKLLDNGEPLVPGVPKVIVWWFLLAAVGAFTLAKTRFGNWIFAVGGDANAAKNVGVPVKRVKISLFVLTAFCSCLFAVLQVCDIGSAAADRGLQKEFEAIIAAVIGGSLLTGGYGSVIGASFGALIFGVVQIGITYTNIDSDWFRVFLGVMLLFAVLFNHYVRSRVAAAR, encoded by the coding sequence ATGGGTGTCGTCGATCATTTCCACCTCGGTTCGCGCAAGCATCACGAAGCGGCTCAAGAGGGCGCGTCCTCTTCCTCGTCAGACGAGCGCGTGCGCCGCGAGTCGTGGCTCAAGCATCTGCTGAGCCGCCCCGAGTTCGCGGCCCTGGCCGGCACGGTGATGGTGTTCATCGTCTTCGCGATCGGCGCCGGCAACTCCGGCATGTTCAATCTCGACGGCATCATGAACTGGTCGCAGGTGGCCGCCTATCTCGGGCTCATTGCAGTCGGCGCCTGCCTGTTGATGATCGCTGGGGAATTCGACCTGTCGATCGGCTCGATGATCGGCTTCGCCGGCATGATGGTCGCGCTGCCGACCATGTATTTCCACTGGCCGATCGAGCTCTCGATCGTCTTCGCCTTCGTCGGCTCGATGGCGCTCGGCGCGCTGAACGGCTATCTCGTGATGCGCACCCGCCTGCCGTCGTTCATCGTCACGCTCGCGTTCCTGTTCATCCTGCGCGGCTTGACGCTCGCGCTTTCCGTGATGTTCGCTGACCGCACGATCATCTCGGGCGTGGGCGACGTCGCCGCGCAGAGCGGGTTCGCGCATGCGCTCTTCCAAGGCGTCGCGTTCCACGGCCTCTTCAAGTGGCTCGGCCATATCGGCCTCGTCAAGCTGCTCGACAACGGCGAACCGCTCGTGCCGGGCGTGCCGAAAGTCATCGTCTGGTGGTTCCTGCTCGCGGCGGTCGGTGCGTTCACGCTCGCCAAGACCCGCTTCGGCAACTGGATCTTCGCCGTCGGCGGCGATGCGAATGCCGCGAAGAACGTCGGCGTGCCGGTCAAGCGCGTGAAGATCTCGCTGTTCGTGCTGACTGCGTTCTGCTCGTGCCTGTTCGCCGTGCTGCAAGTGTGCGATATCGGGTCGGCTGCCGCCGACCGCGGTCTGCAGAAGGAATTCGAAGCGATCATCGCGGCGGTGATCGGCGGCTCGCTGCTCACGGGCGGCTATGGCTCGGTGATCGGCGCCTCGTTCGGCGCGCTGATCTTCGGCGTCGTGCAGATCGGCATCACCTACACGAACATCGATTCGGACTGGTTCCGCGTGTTCCTCGGCGTGATGCTGCTGTTCGCCGTGCTGTTCAATCACTATGTGCGCAGCCGCGTGGCCGCAGCGCGCTGA
- a CDS encoding ATP-binding cassette domain-containing protein, translating into MSDTQQTGDDYILALENVSRYFGNVIALKDVTLRLRRGEVHCLLGDNGAGKSTLIKTLAGVHAPSEGTYLVDGKPVHFASPKDALDLGIATVYQDLALVPLLSVARNFFMGREPQKKLFGLVNVMDIETAAKVAREKLAEMGINVRDANQPIGTMSGGERQCLAIARAIHFGARVLILDEPTAALGVKQSFNVLKLIHKARAKGISVIFITHNVHHAYPIGDSFTLLNRGKSMGTYTKETITKDQVLDMMAGGAEMQKMISELEGATI; encoded by the coding sequence ATGTCCGACACTCAACAAACCGGTGACGACTACATCCTCGCGCTCGAAAACGTGAGCCGTTATTTCGGCAACGTGATCGCGCTGAAAGACGTCACGCTCAGGCTCAGGCGCGGCGAAGTGCATTGCCTGCTCGGCGACAACGGCGCCGGCAAGTCGACGCTGATCAAGACGCTCGCAGGCGTCCATGCGCCGAGCGAAGGCACCTACCTCGTCGACGGCAAGCCCGTGCATTTCGCGTCGCCGAAAGACGCGCTCGATCTCGGCATCGCGACCGTGTACCAGGATCTCGCGCTCGTGCCGCTGCTTTCGGTGGCGCGCAACTTCTTCATGGGACGCGAGCCGCAGAAGAAGCTCTTCGGCCTCGTCAACGTGATGGATATCGAAACGGCCGCCAAGGTCGCACGCGAAAAGCTCGCCGAAATGGGCATCAACGTGCGCGACGCGAATCAGCCGATCGGCACGATGTCGGGCGGCGAGCGGCAGTGTCTTGCGATTGCGCGCGCGATTCACTTCGGCGCCCGCGTGCTGATTCTCGACGAGCCGACTGCCGCGCTCGGCGTGAAGCAGAGCTTCAACGTGTTGAAGCTCATTCACAAGGCACGCGCGAAAGGCATCTCGGTGATCTTCATCACGCACAACGTGCACCACGCCTACCCGATCGGCGATTCGTTCACGCTGCTCAATCGCGGCAAATCGATGGGCACGTACACGAAGGAAACCATCACCAAGGACCAGGTGCTCGACATGATGGCCGGCGGCGCCGAAATGCAAAAGATGATCAGCGAGCTCGAAGGCGCAACGATCTAA
- a CDS encoding bifunctional 5-dehydro-2-deoxygluconokinase/5-dehydro-2-deoxyphosphogluconate aldolase: MALTTDPTTGRSVEPAPEPSRFAAGRERDIICLGRLAVDLYAQQVGARLEDVTSFAKYLGGSSANIAFGCARLGLKSAMLTRVGNDHMGRFLTETLAKEGCDVSHTRIDRDRLTALVLLGLEDRDTFPLVFYRENCADMAVDEADFDEAFIASSKALLITGTHFSTEQVNRTSRRALEYARRNTVRTVLDIDYRPVLWGLTGKADGETRFVANESVTAHLQRILPLFDLVIGTEEEFRIAGGKHALIDALAMVRAVTSATLVVKRGPLGCSIVEGAVPASIDDAPIHGGVEVEVLNVLGAGDAFASGFLSGWLRDRPLEDCARAANASGALVVSRHGCAPAMPTPAELDYFLNAAAADPQRMRRPDKDTTLARLHRVTPARKQWDEVLGFAFDHRNQFFELAQQTGASESRIETLKGLFVEAVAQTEAALGLQGRIGVLIDDRYGQDALNAATGRGWWIGRPVELPGSAPLEFDHGRSIGTSLISWPQEHVVKCLVYYHPDDPIEQRLEQEAQLRALYDATQASGHELLLEVIPPKRADLPSEPDTVFRALKRLYNIGIYPEWWKLAPLEAAQWQAIDALIAERDPYCRGVVLLGLSAPAEQLIEGFGAAAASRSCKGFTVGRTIHHEPSRAWLAGEIGDAELIANVRKTFETLIAAWRKAKGGRTGTQAAAHHGVRQEAA, encoded by the coding sequence ATGGCACTCACCACCGACCCCACCACCGGGCGCTCTGTCGAGCCAGCGCCGGAACCGAGCCGCTTCGCGGCCGGCCGCGAGCGCGACATCATCTGCCTGGGACGGCTCGCGGTCGACCTCTACGCGCAGCAAGTCGGCGCGCGTCTCGAAGACGTGACGAGCTTCGCGAAGTACCTAGGCGGCTCGTCGGCGAACATTGCGTTCGGCTGCGCGCGGCTCGGGTTGAAATCGGCGATGCTCACGCGCGTCGGCAACGATCATATGGGGCGCTTTTTGACGGAGACGCTCGCGAAGGAAGGCTGCGACGTGAGCCATACGCGCATCGATCGCGACCGTCTCACGGCCCTCGTGCTGCTCGGGCTGGAGGACCGCGATACGTTCCCGCTCGTCTTCTACCGCGAGAACTGCGCCGACATGGCCGTCGACGAAGCCGATTTCGACGAGGCGTTCATCGCGTCGTCGAAGGCGCTGTTGATCACGGGCACGCACTTCTCCACGGAACAGGTCAACCGCACGAGCCGTCGCGCGCTCGAATACGCACGCCGCAACACCGTGCGCACCGTGCTCGACATCGACTACCGGCCGGTGCTGTGGGGCCTCACCGGCAAGGCCGACGGCGAAACCCGCTTCGTCGCGAACGAAAGCGTGACGGCGCACTTGCAGCGCATCCTGCCGCTCTTCGATCTCGTGATCGGCACCGAAGAAGAATTCCGCATCGCCGGCGGCAAGCACGCACTCATCGACGCGCTCGCGATGGTGCGCGCGGTGACAAGCGCGACGCTCGTCGTCAAGCGCGGTCCACTCGGCTGCTCGATCGTCGAAGGCGCGGTGCCCGCCTCGATCGACGATGCGCCGATTCACGGCGGCGTAGAGGTCGAAGTGCTGAACGTGCTCGGCGCGGGCGATGCGTTCGCATCGGGCTTCCTGTCGGGGTGGCTGCGCGACCGGCCGCTCGAAGACTGCGCACGCGCCGCGAATGCGAGCGGCGCGCTCGTCGTGTCGCGCCACGGCTGCGCGCCCGCCATGCCGACGCCGGCCGAGCTCGACTACTTCCTGAACGCCGCGGCCGCCGATCCGCAGCGCATGCGGCGTCCCGACAAGGACACGACGCTCGCGCGCCTGCATCGCGTCACCCCTGCCCGCAAGCAGTGGGACGAAGTGCTCGGCTTCGCGTTCGACCATCGCAACCAGTTCTTCGAGCTTGCGCAGCAGACCGGCGCGAGCGAATCACGCATCGAAACGTTGAAGGGCCTGTTCGTCGAAGCCGTCGCGCAAACGGAAGCCGCGCTCGGCTTGCAAGGCCGCATCGGCGTGCTGATCGACGACCGCTACGGCCAGGACGCGCTGAACGCCGCCACCGGACGCGGCTGGTGGATCGGCCGCCCCGTGGAGCTGCCCGGTTCGGCACCGCTCGAATTCGACCATGGCCGCTCGATCGGTACGTCGCTCATCAGTTGGCCGCAAGAGCACGTGGTCAAGTGTCTCGTCTACTACCACCCGGACGATCCCATCGAGCAGCGGCTCGAGCAGGAAGCGCAATTGCGCGCGCTCTACGATGCGACGCAGGCGAGCGGCCATGAACTGCTGCTCGAAGTGATCCCGCCGAAGCGCGCCGATCTGCCGAGCGAGCCGGACACCGTGTTCCGCGCGCTCAAGCGTCTCTACAACATCGGCATCTATCCCGAGTGGTGGAAGCTCGCGCCGCTCGAGGCGGCGCAATGGCAGGCGATCGATGCGCTGATCGCCGAGCGCGATCCGTATTGCCGCGGCGTCGTGCTGCTGGGTTTGTCGGCGCCGGCCGAGCAGTTGATCGAAGGCTTCGGGGCGGCGGCCGCGTCGCGAAGCTGCAAGGGTTTCACCGTCGGCCGCACGATCCATCATGAGCCGAGCCGCGCGTGGCTCGCGGGCGAGATCGGCGATGCCGAACTCATCGCCAACGTGCGCAAGACGTTCGAGACGCTGATCGCGGCGTGGCGCAAGGCCAAAGGCGGCCGCACGGGTACTCAAGCTGCGGCGCATCACGGCGTTCGCCAGGAGGCGGCATGA
- the iolD gene encoding 3D-(3,5/4)-trihydroxycyclohexane-1,2-dione acylhydrolase (decyclizing) has product MNQRALHHDAATSATAPSAQADQGTTIRLTAAQALVRYLAAQRVAAEDGSARTEPLFGGVFAIFGHGNVAGIGEALYQYRHELPTYRAHNEQAMAHSAIAYAKAHFRRRMMAVTTSIGPGATNLVTAAALAHVNRLPVLLLPGDVFVSRAPDPVLQQIEDFHDGGISANDAFKPVSRYFDRIVHPAQLLTALPRALRVLTDAALCGPVTLALPQDVQAMAYNYPADFFEPRTVTFHAGAPVEEELEAALTRLTIARQPMIVAGGGALYSRGAPDALRAFAERHGIPVGETQAGKGALPWDHPLNAGAIGVTGSSAANALAHEADCVLAVGTRLQDFTTGSNTLFTQADVIGINANAFDGLKARAHIVQADARRALDALGTRLADWKASAEWTSRATSLANAWRDTVATRTNTPAQAGVLPYDADVIGAVQRSAEGGLAQSAADDIVVCAAGTLPAELHKLWRAGRPGAYHVEYGYSCMGYEIAGGLGAKLARPEREVIVTVGDGSYLMMNSEIATSVMLGAKLIVVVLDNRGYGCINRLQQACGGAPFNNMFDDCTQGPLGAPAIDFAAHARSLGALGEHVANVAELEAAMKRARAADRTYVVVIDTDGARTTDDGGWWWEVAVPEVSTREAVRAAREAYDKEVARRIEGDTKRNG; this is encoded by the coding sequence ATGAACCAACGCGCGTTGCACCATGACGCGGCAACTTCGGCCACGGCTCCCTCGGCGCAGGCCGATCAAGGCACCACGATCCGCCTGACCGCCGCGCAAGCGCTCGTGCGCTATCTCGCGGCGCAACGCGTCGCGGCGGAAGACGGCAGCGCGCGCACCGAGCCGCTCTTCGGCGGCGTGTTCGCGATCTTCGGCCACGGCAACGTGGCCGGGATCGGCGAAGCGCTGTATCAATACCGGCACGAGCTGCCGACCTACCGCGCGCACAACGAGCAGGCGATGGCGCACAGCGCGATCGCCTACGCCAAGGCGCATTTCCGCCGCCGGATGATGGCCGTGACGACGTCGATCGGCCCCGGCGCCACGAATCTCGTCACGGCCGCCGCGCTTGCGCACGTGAACCGCCTGCCGGTCCTGCTACTGCCGGGCGACGTGTTCGTCTCGCGCGCGCCCGACCCGGTGCTGCAGCAAATCGAGGACTTCCACGACGGCGGCATCTCCGCAAACGACGCGTTCAAGCCCGTGTCGCGCTACTTCGACCGCATCGTCCATCCGGCGCAGCTCTTGACCGCCCTGCCCCGCGCGCTGCGCGTCCTGACCGATGCCGCGCTGTGCGGCCCGGTCACGCTCGCCCTGCCGCAAGACGTGCAGGCGATGGCCTACAACTATCCGGCCGATTTCTTCGAGCCGCGCACCGTCACGTTCCATGCGGGCGCTCCGGTCGAAGAGGAACTCGAAGCGGCGCTCACGCGCCTGACGATCGCCAGGCAGCCGATGATCGTCGCGGGCGGCGGCGCACTGTACAGCCGCGGCGCGCCCGATGCCCTGCGCGCATTCGCCGAGCGGCACGGTATCCCGGTCGGCGAAACGCAAGCGGGCAAAGGCGCGCTGCCGTGGGATCACCCGCTCAACGCGGGCGCGATCGGCGTGACGGGCTCGTCCGCCGCGAATGCGCTCGCGCATGAAGCCGACTGCGTGCTCGCTGTCGGCACCCGGCTGCAGGACTTCACGACCGGGTCGAACACGCTCTTCACGCAGGCCGACGTAATCGGCATCAACGCCAACGCGTTCGACGGCCTCAAAGCGCGCGCGCACATCGTGCAAGCGGATGCGCGCCGCGCGCTCGACGCACTCGGTACGCGCCTGGCCGACTGGAAGGCAAGCGCCGAGTGGACCTCGCGCGCCACCTCGCTGGCCAACGCATGGCGCGACACGGTCGCGACCCGCACGAACACCCCGGCGCAAGCCGGCGTGCTGCCGTACGACGCCGACGTGATCGGCGCGGTTCAGCGCTCGGCCGAGGGCGGGCTCGCGCAATCGGCCGCCGACGACATCGTCGTGTGCGCCGCCGGCACCCTGCCCGCCGAGCTGCACAAGCTCTGGCGTGCGGGCCGCCCGGGCGCGTATCACGTCGAATACGGCTACTCGTGCATGGGCTACGAGATCGCAGGCGGCTTGGGCGCCAAGCTCGCGCGGCCCGAGCGCGAAGTCATCGTGACGGTCGGCGACGGCAGCTATCTGATGATGAACAGCGAAATCGCGACGTCGGTGATGCTCGGCGCGAAGCTCATCGTCGTCGTGCTCGACAACCGCGGCTACGGCTGCATCAACCGCTTGCAGCAAGCCTGCGGCGGCGCGCCGTTCAACAACATGTTCGACGACTGCACGCAGGGCCCGCTCGGTGCGCCGGCGATCGATTTCGCCGCGCACGCGCGCTCGCTCGGCGCGCTCGGCGAACACGTCGCGAATGTCGCCGAACTCGAAGCGGCGATGAAGCGCGCCCGCGCGGCGGACCGCACCTATGTCGTCGTGATCGATACCGACGGCGCCCGCACGACCGACGACGGCGGCTGGTGGTGGGAAGTCGCCGTGCCGGAAGTGTCGACGCGCGAAGCGGTGCGCGCAGCGCGCGAAGCCTACGACAAAGAGGTTGCCCGGCGGATTGAAGGCGATACGAAGCGAAACGGCTAA
- the iolE gene encoding myo-inosose-2 dehydratase → MNAFEVRIGINPLSWMNDDLPSLGGETPLEVALTEGRQIGYEGFELGNKFPREPEALKALFKQYDLSLVSGWYSGRLAGRSAEEEIEAVGPHLELLAKNGATVMVYGEVENSIQGAPRPLYQRPRFFTNAQWDAYAERLEKFARYTLSQGVRVAYHHHMGAYVETADDVDKLMARTSDAVGLLFDAGHITFAGGNPLEMLDKHIARVCHVHCKDVRPAVIKLARNRNWSFLDAVIAGAFTVPGDGAVNFPAIIDRLKRHGYRGWLVVEAEQDPVIARSYEYAQKGYRTLRALVDAPFDAGMEAA, encoded by the coding sequence ATGAACGCATTCGAAGTACGCATCGGCATCAATCCGCTGTCATGGATGAACGACGACCTGCCGTCGCTCGGCGGCGAGACGCCGCTCGAAGTCGCACTGACCGAAGGCCGCCAGATCGGCTATGAGGGTTTCGAGCTCGGCAACAAATTCCCGCGCGAGCCGGAGGCGCTGAAGGCGCTCTTCAAGCAATACGATTTGTCGCTCGTCTCCGGCTGGTATTCGGGGCGCTTGGCGGGCCGCAGCGCCGAGGAGGAGATCGAAGCGGTCGGCCCGCACCTGGAGCTGCTCGCGAAGAACGGCGCGACCGTGATGGTCTACGGCGAGGTCGAAAATTCGATCCAGGGCGCGCCGCGGCCGCTCTACCAGCGCCCGCGCTTTTTCACGAACGCGCAATGGGACGCCTACGCCGAGCGCCTCGAAAAATTCGCGCGCTACACGCTTAGCCAGGGCGTGCGCGTCGCCTATCATCATCATATGGGCGCCTACGTCGAGACGGCCGACGACGTCGACAAACTGATGGCGCGCACGAGCGACGCGGTCGGCCTTCTGTTCGACGCCGGGCACATCACGTTCGCGGGGGGCAACCCGCTCGAGATGCTCGACAAGCACATCGCGCGCGTGTGCCATGTGCATTGCAAGGACGTCCGGCCCGCGGTGATCAAGCTCGCGCGCAACCGCAACTGGAGCTTTCTCGATGCGGTCATCGCCGGCGCGTTCACGGTGCCCGGCGACGGCGCGGTGAATTTTCCGGCGATCATCGACAGGCTGAAACGTCACGGCTATCGCGGCTGGCTCGTCGTCGAAGCCGAGCAGGACCCGGTCATCGCGCGCAGTTACGAATACGCGCAAAAGGGCTATCGGACGCTGCGCGCGCTCGTCGATGCGCCGTTCGATGCCGGTATGGAGGCAGCATGA
- the iolB gene encoding 5-deoxy-glucuronate isomerase gives MSLLVKAQREGQTIARVTPESAMWRYVGFAAYRLEKDEVLYVYEGAREACIVVLTGAVSIDTGDQKWTGLGSRDSVFEDSAPYAVYLPPNVRTTVRAERDAEVGVATAPAEGRYPVRLIEPAKMTRSVRGKSLNTRYVCDILPQSEPAESLLVVEVRTPGGHASSYPPHKHDTDNVPLESSLEETYYHRLNPPQGFAFQRVYTDLRDIDESMAVEDHDVVMVPRGYHPVVVPYGYDSYYLNVMAGRERVWHFKNDPAHEWIIEKPPT, from the coding sequence ATGAGCTTACTAGTGAAGGCACAACGCGAAGGTCAGACGATCGCGCGCGTAACGCCGGAATCGGCGATGTGGCGGTACGTCGGGTTCGCCGCGTACCGGCTCGAAAAAGACGAGGTGCTGTACGTCTACGAAGGCGCGCGCGAAGCGTGCATCGTCGTGCTCACAGGCGCGGTGTCGATCGACACCGGCGATCAGAAATGGACGGGCCTCGGCTCGCGCGACAGCGTGTTCGAAGACTCGGCCCCCTACGCCGTCTATCTGCCGCCGAACGTGCGCACGACGGTTCGCGCGGAGCGCGACGCCGAAGTCGGCGTCGCGACCGCGCCGGCCGAAGGACGCTACCCCGTGCGGCTGATCGAGCCCGCGAAGATGACGCGGTCGGTGCGTGGCAAGAGCCTGAATACGCGCTACGTCTGCGACATCCTTCCGCAATCCGAGCCGGCCGAGTCGCTGCTCGTCGTCGAGGTGCGCACCCCGGGCGGACACGCGTCGAGCTATCCGCCGCACAAGCACGACACCGATAACGTGCCGCTCGAAAGCTCGCTCGAAGAAACGTACTACCACCGCCTCAATCCGCCTCAAGGGTTCGCATTCCAGCGCGTCTATACGGACCTGCGCGATATCGACGAATCGATGGCGGTCGAGGACCACGATGTCGTGATGGTGCCGCGCGGCTACCACCCCGTGGTCGTGCCCTATGGGTACGACTCGTACTACCTCAACGTGATGGCCGGGCGCGAGCGCGTCTGGCACTTCAAGAACGATCCCGCGCACGAGTGGATCATCGAGAAGCCGCCAACCTGA
- a CDS encoding ABC transporter ATP-binding protein, translating into MSALVDIRHLDAWYGASQVLFGVDLQVDAGEIVALVGRNASGRSTLAKAIVGLVRARGTIRFAGRELVGLRTFEIARLGLGYVAEQRDVFPALTVEENLQLGVMPGERGRARRFAADDAYALFPILAERRAAKAGALSGGEQQMLALARALMGEPRFLIVDEPAEGLAPQAVERVGACLRQLSAQGVAILLIEQRMQFARDLATRAAVIGGGRIVYEGRFDELDRATVDAWLAPG; encoded by the coding sequence ATGAGCGCGCTCGTCGACATCCGCCATCTCGACGCGTGGTACGGCGCGAGCCAGGTGCTGTTCGGCGTCGATCTGCAAGTGGACGCGGGCGAAATCGTCGCGCTCGTCGGACGTAATGCGTCGGGCCGTTCGACGCTGGCGAAAGCGATCGTCGGGTTGGTGCGCGCGCGAGGGACGATCCGTTTTGCGGGCCGCGAGCTGGTCGGGCTGCGGACGTTCGAAATCGCGCGCTTGGGGCTGGGCTACGTGGCCGAGCAGCGCGACGTGTTTCCCGCGCTGACCGTCGAGGAGAACCTGCAGCTCGGCGTGATGCCGGGCGAGCGCGGGCGGGCACGCCGTTTCGCGGCCGACGACGCCTACGCGCTGTTTCCGATCCTGGCGGAGCGGCGTGCCGCGAAGGCTGGGGCGTTGTCGGGCGGCGAGCAGCAGATGCTGGCGCTCGCCCGCGCGCTGATGGGCGAGCCGCGCTTTCTGATCGTCGACGAGCCGGCCGAAGGGCTTGCGCCGCAGGCGGTCGAGCGAGTCGGCGCGTGCTTGAGGCAATTGAGCGCGCAAGGCGTCGCGATTTTGCTCATCGAGCAGCGGATGCAGTTCGCGCGCGATCTGGCGACGCGCGCAGCCGTGATCGGCGGCGGCCGTATCGTCTACGAAGGTCGCTTCGACGAACTCGACCGCGCGACGGTCGACGCGTGGCTCGCGCCGGGCTGA
- a CDS encoding ABC transporter ATP-binding protein, with protein sequence MTHALVLSGVEKRFGATQVLYGVDLSIETGERHALIGPNGAGKSTLFNLIAGALRPSAGRIELNGANITGRAPYAISRHGLARSFQTTSVFPRLTAFDNLRCAALSGAPRGARWRNLLAGSRAIDERARGVLEAVGLAACEHRLAGALSYAQQRALDLGMALASGAHTLLLDEPTAGMSRDEARDALALIRATTAGKTLLMVEHDMEAVFGLADRISVLVRGRIIATGTPDAIRADAAVREAYLGPAAAR encoded by the coding sequence ATGACGCACGCGCTCGTCCTCTCCGGCGTCGAAAAGCGCTTCGGCGCGACGCAAGTGCTGTACGGCGTCGATCTGTCGATCGAAACCGGCGAGCGCCATGCGCTGATCGGCCCCAATGGCGCGGGCAAGTCGACGCTCTTCAATCTGATCGCCGGCGCCTTGCGGCCTTCCGCCGGGCGCATCGAGCTGAACGGCGCGAACATCACGGGCCGCGCGCCGTACGCGATCAGCCGCCACGGCCTGGCGCGCAGTTTCCAAACGACGAGCGTGTTCCCCCGTCTCACGGCCTTCGACAATCTGCGTTGCGCCGCGTTGAGCGGAGCGCCGCGTGGCGCGCGCTGGCGCAATCTCCTCGCCGGTTCGCGCGCGATCGACGAGCGCGCACGCGGCGTGCTCGAGGCCGTCGGCCTCGCGGCCTGCGAGCACAGGCTGGCCGGCGCACTGAGCTACGCGCAACAGCGCGCGCTCGATCTTGGGATGGCGCTCGCGAGCGGCGCGCACACGCTGCTGCTCGACGAGCCGACCGCCGGCATGAGCCGCGACGAGGCGCGCGATGCGCTGGCGCTGATTCGCGCGACGACGGCGGGCAAGACGCTGCTGATGGTGGAGCACGACATGGAGGCCGTGTTCGGCTTGGCCGACCGCATCTCGGTGCTCGTGCGCGGCCGCATCATCGCGACCGGCACGCCGGACGCCATTCGCGCCGACGCCGCGGTGCGCGAGGCCTATCTCGGACCGGCGGCAGCACGATGA
- a CDS encoding branched-chain amino acid ABC transporter permease: protein MAACAANWRSALPWIALTACLAVPALVSRESWLLAFLAQTATMIVFALSYNLLLGETGLLSFGHAAYAGLAAFAAAQLFNRFGFALPYLPLVGGLAGALFGAVFGYVATRRAGTAFAMITLGIGELAAAAAWTLPDWFGGAAGVPIDRAAGPHWGAWSFGPAREAYVLIAAWCVLACVAMFVLSRTPLVRLANAVRDNPVRVAALGTDPRRIRYAMTVLSAFFAGVAGSLALVNIELASAEGVGMARSGAVLIATVIGGSGVFFGPVLGAVTLTFFSVALASITRAWQFYLGLLFVVVVIAAPDGLAGLAARGAARFGWRAFWPRAVAALAWLAALVVAVEAVYARQFAADTGGVFRIGALALQADSPRVWGAVAVLAGLGWVALSRARRAATHTSQSGSTETER from the coding sequence ATGGCCGCGTGTGCCGCCAACTGGCGAAGCGCGCTGCCATGGATTGCGTTGACCGCTTGTCTCGCCGTGCCTGCACTGGTCTCGCGCGAAAGCTGGCTGCTCGCGTTTCTCGCGCAGACCGCGACGATGATCGTCTTCGCGCTCTCCTACAACCTGCTGCTCGGCGAGACGGGGCTGCTCTCGTTCGGTCATGCGGCCTACGCGGGTCTGGCCGCGTTCGCCGCCGCGCAACTCTTCAATCGCTTCGGTTTCGCGCTGCCGTATCTGCCGCTGGTCGGCGGGCTCGCGGGGGCGCTCTTTGGCGCCGTGTTCGGCTATGTCGCGACGCGGCGCGCGGGCACGGCGTTCGCGATGATCACGCTCGGCATCGGCGAGCTTGCCGCGGCGGCGGCCTGGACGCTGCCCGACTGGTTCGGCGGCGCTGCCGGGGTGCCGATCGACCGCGCCGCCGGTCCTCACTGGGGCGCGTGGAGCTTCGGGCCGGCGCGCGAGGCGTACGTCCTGATTGCCGCGTGGTGCGTGCTGGCGTGCGTCGCGATGTTCGTGCTGTCGCGCACGCCGCTCGTGCGGCTCGCGAATGCGGTGCGCGACAACCCGGTGCGCGTCGCGGCGCTCGGCACCGATCCGCGGCGCATTCGCTACGCGATGACCGTGCTGTCGGCTTTTTTTGCAGGCGTGGCGGGATCGCTCGCGCTCGTCAATATCGAGCTGGCGTCGGCCGAAGGCGTGGGGATGGCGCGTTCGGGAGCGGTGCTGATTGCGACGGTGATCGGCGGCAGCGGTGTCTTCTTCGGGCCGGTGCTCGGCGCGGTGACGCTCACGTTTTTCAGCGTCGCGCTCGCGAGCATCACGCGTGCGTGGCAGTTCTATCTCGGTCTGTTGTTTGTCGTCGTGGTGATCGCGGCGCCGGACGGGCTCGCGGGCTTGGCGGCGCGCGGCGCCGCCCGCTTCGGCTGGCGAGCGTTTTGGCCGCGAGCCGTGGCGGCCTTGGCGTGGCTGGCTGCGCTCGTAGTGGCCGTCGAAGCGGTCTACGCGCGGCAGTTCGCGGCGGATACGGGCGGCGTGTTTCGCATCGGCGCGCTGGCGCTGCAGGCCGATTCGCCGCGCGTGTGGGGGGCGGTGGCCGTGTTGGCCGGCCTCGGGTGGGTCGCGCTCAGTCGCGCGCGTCGCGCGGCGACCCACACAAGCCAATCAGGCAGCACGGAGACCGAACGATGA